The following are from one region of the Bacteroidota bacterium genome:
- a CDS encoding anthranilate synthase component I family protein translates to MFANVSNKDTFLNLSQLESFILENQLGPVQIQIGYPKQSIVNKSGLIIGSAAKSQKFGLDDLLNQKLNDLDIDKKIRLALNLPQPEEKKAPTFESIIITPFEKYEVTFNTLMDEIRFGNIYEVNYCIQAQINNLELDGMRLFANLLTVTRAPYCNYTETKDELFMGFSPELFLQKKGNTLIAKPMKGTRKRIHDDQDKDNALIQELASSVKERAENVMIVDLMRNDMSKIAKPNSVKVTGLFEVETFATVHQMTSTITCELKNNIRFSEIIEAMFPTGSMTGAPKHSAMNLIEQTEHAPREWFAGCSGIIYENGDFDLSVNIRCLIYNKLSKKGVVWAGSAITAYANAKDEYNECLLKMKPILNALEINR, encoded by the coding sequence ATGTTTGCTAATGTTTCAAACAAGGATACTTTTTTAAACTTATCACAACTAGAGAGTTTTATTTTAGAAAACCAATTAGGTCCGGTTCAAATTCAAATTGGTTATCCAAAACAGTCAATTGTTAATAAATCGGGATTGATAATTGGCTCGGCAGCCAAGAGTCAAAAATTCGGATTGGATGATTTACTAAACCAGAAACTCAATGATCTTGACATTGATAAGAAAATACGATTGGCTCTCAATTTACCGCAACCCGAAGAAAAAAAAGCCCCGACCTTTGAGAGCATAATTATAACGCCATTCGAAAAGTATGAAGTAACCTTTAACACGCTGATGGATGAAATTCGCTTTGGAAACATATATGAAGTTAACTATTGCATACAAGCTCAAATAAATAATTTGGAGTTAGATGGAATGCGACTTTTTGCCAATCTGCTAACAGTAACACGTGCGCCTTATTGTAATTATACCGAAACAAAAGACGAGTTATTTATGGGCTTTAGCCCGGAACTATTTTTGCAAAAAAAAGGAAATACCCTTATAGCCAAGCCAATGAAAGGAACACGAAAACGAATTCACGATGATCAGGATAAAGACAATGCCCTAATACAAGAACTTGCTTCAAGTGTAAAAGAGCGTGCCGAAAATGTGATGATTGTTGACCTGATGCGAAACGATATGAGCAAGATTGCCAAGCCAAATTCAGTGAAGGTAACAGGCTTATTTGAAGTTGAAACATTTGCTACTGTGCACCAAATGACCTCGACCATAACCTGTGAGCTTAAAAATAATATTCGGTTTTCTGAAATTATAGAAGCCATGTTTCCAACCGGAAGTATGACAGGGGCACCCAAACACAGTGCTATGAATTTAATAGAACAAACTGAGCATGCGCCTCGCGAATGGTTTGCGGGTTGCAGTGGAATTATTTATGAAAATGGCGATTTTGATTTAAGCGTAAATATTAGATGCTTAATATATAATAAATTGTCAAAAAAAGGTGTGGTTTGGGCGGGCAGTGCTATCACTGCTTACGCCAATGCTAAGGATGAATATAACGAATGCCTCCTGAAGATGAAACCCATATTGAATGCCCTGGAAATTAACCGTTAA
- the tilS gene encoding tRNA lysidine(34) synthetase TilS — translation MHQIEQHINSVLEPAKNQDAIYLMAVSGGLDSMVLATILYKLNIKFAIAHCNFGLRNKESDDDEAFVALFCKEKKITCHTTRFETFAFAKAQKISTQMAARVLRYDWFQQLAATYNYKAIITAHHQDDSLETILINLSRNTGIGGLGGIQGQAGNVVRPLITISRQMILNYAKANKLAWREDSSNEKTDYLRNQIRLKTIPALQKISPGITSNLNVALHKVNSYLSLSNFEFKIWEAEHVSMRKGYFTIPSENCLQHDLAEDLAFYLLSEFGFKNSTLKEILLRSNQKGKRFYSEKYELLTTGTEWIINPYPKSKLTSNSFSKNNLNEFSSVSGNLFFTKTPIAEVDMAAIKSDNNKNIAHVDFDKLDNQICVRYFENGDKIKPLGMNGKQKKLSDIFIDAGYHLVKKQTTPLLCSREKIFWIAGLNLSEDYKITRDTTHVLKCTFAPDGF, via the coding sequence TTGCACCAAATTGAACAGCATATCAATTCTGTACTTGAGCCTGCCAAGAATCAAGACGCTATTTATTTGATGGCCGTAAGCGGAGGTTTGGATAGCATGGTACTTGCAACCATCCTGTATAAATTAAATATTAAGTTCGCTATAGCACATTGCAACTTTGGCTTACGCAATAAAGAGTCGGATGATGATGAGGCTTTTGTAGCACTGTTTTGCAAAGAGAAAAAAATTACTTGCCACACAACACGGTTTGAAACTTTTGCATTTGCAAAAGCACAAAAGATTTCGACACAAATGGCAGCAAGAGTGTTGCGATACGATTGGTTTCAGCAGCTGGCTGCAACCTACAACTACAAAGCAATAATAACCGCACATCATCAAGACGATTCGCTAGAAACGATATTAATAAATCTTTCGCGAAACACGGGTATTGGAGGCCTCGGTGGTATTCAAGGCCAGGCAGGGAATGTGGTCAGGCCTTTGATAACAATTTCCAGGCAAATGATTTTAAACTATGCAAAGGCAAACAAACTTGCATGGCGCGAAGATAGCAGCAATGAAAAAACTGATTACCTGCGCAATCAAATTAGACTTAAAACAATACCGGCATTACAAAAAATCAGCCCCGGTATAACGTCAAATTTAAATGTAGCCCTGCACAAAGTAAATTCATATCTCTCTCTTTCAAATTTTGAATTCAAAATTTGGGAGGCTGAGCATGTTTCTATGAGAAAAGGCTACTTTACTATCCCCTCTGAAAATTGCCTTCAACATGACCTGGCCGAAGATTTAGCTTTTTATCTCTTGAGCGAATTTGGTTTTAAAAACAGCACCTTAAAAGAAATCTTATTACGCAGTAATCAAAAAGGTAAACGCTTTTATTCCGAAAAATATGAATTGCTTACTACCGGAACGGAATGGATTATTAACCCATATCCCAAATCGAAACTAACATCCAACTCATTTTCAAAAAATAACTTGAATGAATTTAGCAGCGTAAGTGGCAATTTGTTTTTTACGAAAACACCAATTGCAGAAGTGGACATGGCTGCGATAAAATCTGATAACAATAAAAATATTGCGCATGTAGACTTTGACAAACTTGACAATCAAATTTGCGTACGTTATTTTGAAAATGGTGATAAAATAAAACCTCTTGGAATGAATGGTAAGCAAAAAAAACTTAGCGATATATTTATTGATGCAGGATATCATCTGGTAAAGAAACAAACTACTCCCTTGCTGTGCTCCCGTGAAAAAATATTTTGGATAGCAGGACTTAACCTGAGTGAAGATTATAAGATTACGCGTGATACAACCCACGTATTAAAATGTACATTTGCACCTGATGGCTTCTAA
- a CDS encoding LemA family protein gives MTQYSEDVKSQWAQVENVYQRRADLIPNLVSTVQQYAEFEKSTLTAVIEARSRVSQIKIDASNITPEQLQKFQEAQGQLTSALSRLLVVSEQYPNLKANEQFMDLQKQLEGSENRITVERQKFNDIAKIYNVYIKSFPRNLLAGMYNFTERPYFQAEAGADKAPDVDKLFKR, from the coding sequence ATGACTCAGTATAGCGAAGATGTAAAGTCTCAGTGGGCACAAGTTGAAAACGTATATCAGCGCAGGGCAGACCTTATTCCCAATCTGGTATCGACTGTACAACAATACGCAGAGTTTGAAAAATCTACCCTGACCGCAGTAATTGAAGCGCGTAGTAGGGTATCACAAATAAAAATTGATGCCAGCAATATCACTCCTGAGCAATTGCAAAAATTTCAGGAGGCACAAGGGCAGCTTACTTCAGCATTAAGCAGGTTGTTAGTGGTGAGTGAACAATACCCAAACCTTAAGGCGAATGAGCAATTTATGGATTTGCAAAAACAATTAGAAGGCTCCGAAAACAGGATAACCGTTGAGCGTCAGAAATTTAATGACATTGCCAAAATTTATAACGTTTATATTAAGAGCTTTCCGCGTAACTTATTAGCTGGCATGTACAATTTTACCGAGCGTCCTTATTTTCAGGCCGAAGCCGGTGCTGATAAAGCTCCTGATGTAGACAAATTATTCAAACGATAA
- a CDS encoding TPM domain-containing protein, whose translation MTIFTEEERNAILAAIAEAEKNTSGEIRVFIDDHCHQSSPLDKAAYTFNQLEMYNTKLRNGVLIYLSIQDRKFAIIGDTGIHDKVGDGFWHSTRDIIMEHLRTNKVTEGIIAGVREAGNALSKHFPFEKSDQNELPNNLIFGNN comes from the coding sequence ATCACCATTTTTACCGAAGAAGAACGCAATGCTATACTTGCTGCTATAGCCGAAGCTGAAAAAAATACTTCGGGCGAGATACGTGTGTTTATTGATGATCATTGCCACCAAAGTTCGCCACTCGACAAAGCGGCCTATACATTTAATCAGCTTGAAATGTATAATACAAAACTTAGAAACGGTGTGCTGATTTATTTATCCATACAAGACCGAAAATTTGCTATCATAGGTGATACAGGTATTCATGATAAAGTTGGTGATGGTTTCTGGCACAGCACCCGCGATATTATTATGGAGCACCTAAGAACAAATAAAGTAACCGAAGGTATTATTGCCGGTGTAAGAGAAGCTGGCAATGCGCTAAGCAAACATTTTCCATTTGAAAAAAGCGACCAAAACGAGTTACCCAACAACCTTATATTTGGTAACAACTAA